A single genomic interval of Lathyrus oleraceus cultivar Zhongwan6 chromosome 7, CAAS_Psat_ZW6_1.0, whole genome shotgun sequence harbors:
- the LOC127102796 gene encoding probable peptide/nitrate transporter At3g43790: protein MLIGSVILNCIIFNTLFGLSTSFSMAVTTRFFLGCLNGLLGPMKAYSTEIFREEKQGLGLSTLSAAWGIGLVIGPALGGYLAQPAVKYPHLFPKDSFWDKFPYFLPSLSVSAFAFVVAIACIWLPETLHNHPLSNESIDDAEALETGNISNDDDKIIQKDENLFLNWPLMSSIIVYNIFSLYNVAYQEVFSLWAVSPGRFGGLNFTTDNVGDVLAISGIGLIVSQLFLYPSLERAFGPIKFARISAVLSIPLLQSYPSIAMLSGITLYLVINIASLLKNVLSMTIITGLFIMQNRAVEQHQRGAANGIAMTIMSIFKAIGPAGGGAIMTYSERITD from the exons ATGCTAATTGGTTCGGTAATTTTGAATTG TATTATTTTCAACACACTGTTTGGCCTTAGCACAAGTTTTTCGATGGCGGTTACTACCCGATTTTTTCTTGGATGTTTAAATGGTTTGCTAGGACCAATGAAG GCTTATAGTACCGAAATATTTAGAGAAGAAAAGCAAGGTCTTGGACTCTCAACA CTCAGTGCAGCTTGGGGTATAGGCTTAGTAATTGGACCAGCATTGGGAGGTTATTTGGCTCAG CCAGCAGTGAAATACCCTCATCTATTTCCAAAAGACTCATTTTGGGATAA GTTTCCATATTTCTTGCCTTCCTTGTCAGTATCAGCTTTTGCATTTGTGGTAGCAATTGCATGCATCTGGCTTCCG GAAACACTTCACAACCACCCTCTAAGCAATGAGTCTATTGATGATGCTGAAGCTTTAGAAACTGGAAACATAAGTAATGACGACGACAAAATAATCCAAAAAGATGAAAACCTCTTTCTGAACTGGCCATTAATGTCATCTATTATTGTGTACAACATTTTCTCACTTTATAATGTTGCTTATCAAGAG GTTTTCTCATTATGGGCTGTTAGTCCTGGAAGGTTTGGTGGTTTGAACTTTACAACTGATAATGTAGGCGATGTTCTCGCAATATCAG GTATTGGTCTTATTGTCTCCCAGCTTTTCCTCTACCCTTCATTGGAAAGAGCTTTCGGACCTATAAAATTTGCTCGCATCTCCGCA GTTTTATCAATACCTCTGTTGCAAAGTTACCCCTCCATAGCAATGCTTTCTGGCATTACGCTATACCTAGTTATTAATATTGCTTCTCTTCTGAAGAATGTTCTAAGT ATGACGATAATCACTGGTTTATTTATTATGCAAAATAGAGCCGTG GAACAACATCAAAGAGGGGCAGCTAATGGCATTGCTATGACTATAATGTCAATATTCAAAGCAATCGGTCCAGCGGGAGGTGGTGCA attatgacatATAGTGAACGAATCACTGATTAG
- the LOC127101536 gene encoding probable glutathione peroxidase 5, with amino-acid sequence MGASQSVSEKSISEFTVKDAKGKDVNLSSYKGKVLLIVNVASKCGFTNSNYTQLTDLYSRYKDKGLEILAFPCNQFLNQEPGSSEDAEQFACTRFKAEYPIFGKVMCCLFV; translated from the exons ATGGGTGCTTCACAATCGGTCTCTGAAAAATCCATATCTGAATTCACAGTTAAG GACGCCAAGGGAAAAGACGTGAACCTCAGCTCATACAAAGGGAAAGTTCTTCTTATAGTTAACGTCGCTTCAAAATG TGGATTTACGAATTCCAATTATACCCAGTTAACTGACCTTTATAGCAGATACAAAGATAAAG gaCTTGAGATATTGGCTTTTCCATGCAATCAGTTCTTAAACCAAGAGCCTGGGAGTAGTGAGGATGCAGAACAATTTGCCTGTACAAGATTCAAAGCCGAGTATCCAATTTTTGGAAAGGTAATGTGTTGTTTGTTTGTGTAG